A window of the Deltaproteobacteria bacterium genome harbors these coding sequences:
- a CDS encoding GTP-binding protein, which yields MRTVAVDILTGFLGSGKTTLLGHVLAHGLRGKPVAVIMNEIGEVGIDGKVITGLANVEKMVELSSGCICCSIDDYRFDLAIQEIIETTRPHLVIIESTGLADPEPLAYRVKNAGLGLDGIITVVDAANVGRQLAEAAVARAQIEAADFLVVNKTDLVDGAALAAVERRLAKLNPRAERFPTVRGALDSDVLFATGVATYRALARQPANHLEADGIGSFVYRSARPLRQEAFERFLTRLPRGVLRAKGIVRFAGRDWHALFNFTCGRHEITWIRLDEAGGESQAVFIGRGLEGLRERIEAGLAACEVDEERRTGHA from the coding sequence ATGCGGACGGTTGCCGTCGACATCCTCACCGGCTTCCTCGGCAGCGGGAAGACGACGCTCCTCGGGCACGTGCTGGCGCACGGCCTTCGGGGCAAGCCCGTCGCCGTGATCATGAACGAGATCGGCGAGGTCGGGATCGACGGCAAGGTGATCACCGGACTCGCGAACGTCGAGAAGATGGTCGAGCTCTCCAGCGGCTGCATCTGTTGCTCGATCGACGACTACCGCTTCGACCTCGCCATCCAGGAGATCATCGAAACCACGCGGCCGCACCTCGTGATCATCGAATCGACCGGCCTCGCCGACCCCGAGCCGCTCGCCTACCGCGTGAAGAACGCGGGCCTCGGGCTCGACGGCATCATCACCGTCGTCGACGCGGCCAACGTGGGCCGCCAGCTCGCCGAGGCCGCCGTCGCGCGCGCCCAGATCGAGGCGGCCGACTTCCTGGTCGTGAACAAGACGGACCTGGTCGACGGCGCCGCGCTCGCCGCCGTCGAGCGGCGGCTCGCGAAGCTCAACCCGCGGGCCGAGCGCTTCCCGACGGTGCGCGGGGCGCTCGACAGCGACGTGCTCTTCGCCACCGGCGTGGCGACCTACCGCGCGCTCGCCCGGCAGCCGGCGAATCATCTCGAGGCCGACGGCATCGGCAGCTTCGTCTACCGCTCCGCGCGTCCCCTCCGTCAGGAGGCGTTCGAGCGGTTCCTCACGCGGCTGCCGCGCGGCGTGCTCCGGGCGAAGGGCATCGTGCGTTTCGCCGGGCGCGACTGGCACGCGCTCTTCAACTTCACGTGCGGCCGGCACGAGATCACCTGGATCCGGCTGGATGAGGCGGGCGGAGAGAGCCAGGCGGTCTTCATCGGACGGGGGCTCGAGGGCCTGCGCGAGCGGATCGAGGCCGGGCTGGCTGCCTGCGAGGTCGACGAGGAGAGGAGAACGGGTCATGCCTGA
- a CDS encoding phosphodiesterase produces MSFSKLLVVGLDSAAPALVFERWRNELPTIADLIARGAHARLVSTNPPITVPAWTAMVSSHDPGELGFYGFRNRKDHSYDGYAFANSALVKVPRLWDWLGSAGLRCLVLGVPQTYPPSPLNGEMVSCFLTPSSASAYTYPPGLKAEVERVTDGYVLDVEDFRTTDKSGLLRRVYEKTAKHLGLAKHLLRTRAWDFCMLVEMGVDRIHHGFWSYMDRAHHRYEPGNPFESAILDYYRYVDRELAELLAACPAGTLVAVVSDHGAKKMDGGICFNEWLMREGHLTLSTTPTKPTPIARVPIDWSRTRAWGDGGYYGRLFMNVRGREPAGTIDPGDYERVRSDLIAGIEAIADPAGRNIGSKAYRPEDIYRRVTGVAPDLIVYFGDLDWRSVGAVGTGGIHTFENDTGPDEANHDWYGIFVLSTAGAPAPLRGALPDVSIYDVAPTLLHLLGQPVPEGLAGRPLV; encoded by the coding sequence ATGTCGTTTTCGAAGCTGCTGGTCGTGGGGCTCGACTCCGCGGCGCCGGCCCTCGTGTTCGAGCGCTGGCGGAACGAGCTGCCGACGATCGCGGACCTGATCGCGCGCGGCGCACACGCGAGGCTCGTCTCGACCAACCCTCCCATCACGGTGCCGGCCTGGACCGCGATGGTCTCCAGCCACGACCCGGGCGAGCTCGGCTTCTACGGCTTCCGCAATCGAAAGGATCACTCCTACGACGGCTACGCGTTCGCCAACTCGGCGCTCGTCAAGGTGCCGCGCCTGTGGGACTGGCTCGGTAGCGCGGGACTCCGGTGCCTCGTGCTCGGCGTGCCGCAGACGTATCCGCCCTCGCCGCTCAACGGCGAGATGGTGAGCTGCTTCCTCACCCCGTCGAGCGCGAGCGCGTACACCTACCCGCCGGGGCTGAAGGCCGAGGTCGAGCGCGTCACCGACGGCTATGTCCTGGACGTCGAGGACTTCCGCACCACGGACAAGTCGGGGCTCCTCCGGCGCGTGTACGAGAAGACCGCGAAGCATCTCGGGCTCGCCAAGCACCTGCTGCGCACGCGAGCGTGGGACTTCTGCATGCTGGTCGAGATGGGGGTCGACCGCATCCACCATGGCTTCTGGAGCTACATGGACCGAGCGCACCACCGCTACGAGCCGGGCAACCCCTTCGAGTCGGCGATCCTCGACTACTACCGGTACGTCGACCGCGAGCTCGCCGAGCTGCTCGCGGCCTGCCCGGCCGGGACGCTGGTCGCGGTCGTCTCGGACCACGGTGCCAAGAAGATGGACGGCGGCATCTGCTTCAACGAGTGGCTCATGCGCGAGGGCCATCTCACGCTTTCGACCACGCCCACCAAGCCGACGCCCATCGCCCGCGTGCCGATCGACTGGTCGCGCACCCGCGCCTGGGGCGACGGCGGCTACTACGGGCGGCTCTTCATGAACGTGCGCGGGCGCGAGCCGGCGGGGACGATCGACCCGGGGGACTACGAGCGGGTGCGGTCCGATCTCATCGCCGGCATCGAGGCGATCGCCGACCCGGCGGGGCGCAACATCGGCTCGAAGGCCTACCGGCCCGAGGACATCTACCGCCGCGTGACCGGCGTCGCGCCCGACCTGATCGTCTACTTCGGTGACCTCGACTGGCGCTCGGTCGGCGCGGTCGGCACGGGCGGGATCCACACCTTCGAGAACGACACCGGCCCCGACGAGGCGAACCACGACTGGTACGGCATCTTCGTGCTCTCCACGGCCGGGGCGCCGGCGCCGCTCCGCGGCGCGCTCCCGGACGTTTCGATCTACGACGTCGCTCCGACGCTGCTCCACCTGCTCGGGCAGCCCGTGCCCGAGGGGCTCGCGGGCCGCCCGCTGGTCTGA
- a CDS encoding flippase codes for MAEPRVGRFVRDSAGVFGAQMLATGLGVGTSVITARMLGPHDRGLYQLLTLLPITLSNFVKLGIPQANVYFMRRRGASGSDVASHSLWLAFGLGGGLALACYLARGWLLAHFLKGAPPITVIPVLVLLPFVLLQGFFSAVLQAEERFREYNFQQVAPTVLGLVGMAIALVWLRTGLAGAIVIQTLVVVGVTVWLALRVHRTAPLRLTWRPELARDMMTFGSKSYLQTLASTLHFRIDQYMIGFLLDPVQVGFYAVATNLALLLLRISDATGTVLYPRLAAAGERDAHAQTSAVCRHTLFITVLVALGYELFGGLAIRLLFGERYAAAVLPMRLMLPGIVMISLYLILTRNFTSRNRQEVNIVAAGAALAINVGLNWVLIPRWGIAGAAVSTAVSYSTAALILLVVFARESGYGIAKTLFIGRADLDGYRQLAARMRGLAPAPAD; via the coding sequence ATGGCTGAGCCGCGCGTCGGGCGATTCGTTCGCGACTCGGCCGGGGTCTTCGGCGCGCAGATGCTGGCGACCGGTCTCGGCGTCGGCACGAGCGTCATCACGGCCCGCATGCTCGGTCCGCACGACCGCGGGCTCTATCAGCTCTTGACCCTGCTGCCGATCACGCTCTCGAACTTCGTGAAGCTCGGCATCCCGCAGGCCAACGTGTACTTCATGCGGCGGCGCGGCGCGTCAGGGTCCGACGTCGCCTCGCACTCGCTCTGGCTGGCGTTCGGACTCGGCGGCGGCCTCGCGCTGGCGTGCTATCTCGCCCGCGGATGGCTCCTCGCGCACTTCCTCAAGGGGGCGCCGCCGATCACCGTGATCCCCGTGCTGGTGCTGCTGCCCTTCGTGCTGCTGCAGGGCTTCTTCTCCGCCGTGCTGCAGGCCGAGGAGCGCTTCCGGGAGTACAACTTCCAGCAGGTGGCGCCGACGGTGCTGGGCCTGGTCGGCATGGCGATCGCGCTGGTCTGGCTGCGCACCGGCCTCGCCGGCGCGATCGTCATCCAGACGCTCGTCGTCGTCGGCGTGACCGTGTGGCTCGCCCTGCGCGTCCACCGCACGGCGCCGCTCAGACTCACGTGGCGCCCGGAGCTGGCGCGCGACATGATGACGTTCGGCAGCAAGTCGTATCTCCAGACGCTCGCCTCGACGCTGCACTTCCGGATCGATCAGTACATGATCGGCTTCCTGCTCGACCCGGTGCAGGTGGGCTTCTACGCCGTCGCCACCAACCTGGCGCTGCTGCTGCTCCGCATCTCGGACGCCACCGGCACCGTGCTCTATCCGCGGCTCGCGGCCGCGGGCGAGCGCGACGCGCACGCGCAGACCTCCGCCGTCTGCCGGCACACGCTCTTCATCACGGTGCTCGTCGCGCTCGGCTACGAGCTCTTCGGCGGCCTCGCCATCCGGCTGCTGTTCGGCGAGCGGTACGCCGCCGCGGTCCTGCCGATGCGGCTCATGCTGCCGGGCATCGTCATGATCTCGCTCTACCTGATCCTCACGCGGAACTTCACGAGCCGGAACCGCCAGGAGGTCAACATCGTCGCCGCCGGGGCCGCGCTCGCCATCAACGTCGGGCTCAACTGGGTCCTGATTCCCCGCTGGGGCATCGCGGGCGCCGCCGTCTCCACCGCGGTCTCGTACAGCACCGCCGCGCTCATCCTGCTCGTCGTGTTCGCCCGCGAGTCCGGGTACGGCATCGCCAAGACGCTCTTCATCGGCCGCGCCGACCTCGACGGCTATCGGCAGCTCGCGGCGCGCATGCGCGGCCTCGCGCCTGCGCCGGCGGATTAG
- a CDS encoding isoprenylcysteine carboxylmethyltransferase family protein, whose protein sequence is MAALRCVLPRSDPGARRGDHRFLGARRIRREPADAAGARGVGAAARVPGGDRRPRARPPARGGRGGARGVVIWGAVYAGLLGALLVRVRHPGAPPVEPARATPGEPIWLVNLHHLLFYALLAGAPLERALAGGAETGRAPGAVCFALGVLGYRLAGRALGDALSPFIEPRAGVPLVTQGPYRCLRHPMYLAQAAIAVGAPLTLGCRWILVLVPLAVLVLALRVKLEDDALARTFPEYWRYAARTKRIVPFVF, encoded by the coding sequence CTGGCCGCTCTCCGGTGCGTACTACCTCGCTCCGACCCCGGTGCTCGACGGGGTGATCATCGATTCCTCGGGGCGCGCCGCATTCGTCGCGAGCCTGCTGACGCCGCAGGCGCTCGGGGTGTGGGGGCGGCAGCTCGCGTGCCTGGCGGCGACCGTCGCCCTCGTGCACGGCCTCCGGCGCGAGGCGGCCGGGGAGGTGCGCGAGGCGTCGTGATCTGGGGTGCCGTATATGCGGGCCTGCTGGGCGCGCTCCTGGTGCGGGTGCGTCACCCCGGAGCGCCGCCGGTCGAGCCCGCGCGGGCGACGCCCGGGGAGCCGATCTGGCTCGTCAACCTGCACCACCTGCTCTTCTACGCCCTCCTCGCCGGCGCGCCGCTCGAGCGCGCGCTCGCGGGCGGCGCGGAGACCGGGCGGGCACCCGGCGCCGTCTGCTTCGCGCTCGGGGTGCTCGGCTATCGGCTGGCGGGGCGCGCGCTCGGCGACGCGCTCTCACCCTTCATCGAACCGCGCGCCGGCGTCCCGCTCGTCACCCAGGGCCCGTACCGCTGCCTCCGGCACCCCATGTACCTCGCGCAGGCGGCGATCGCCGTGGGCGCCCCGCTCACGCTCGGTTGCCGGTGGATCCTCGTACTCGTCCCGCTCGCCGTCCTCGTGCTCGCCCTCCGGGTGAAGCTCGAAGACGACGCGCTGGCGCGCACCTTTCCCGAGTATTGGCGCTATGCAGCTCGAACCAAGCGTATCGTTCCCTTCGTCTTTTGA
- a CDS encoding glycosyltransferase family 2 protein translates to MYRGNRISVVIPCHNEEEGIRAVLAQMPALVDEVLVVDNASTDRTAAVARELGARVVFEGRKGYGRAYKTGFAAARGDIVVTMDGDGTYPPDSIPLLLYVLVEEKLDFITARRWYSRSGQAKSPIRLLGNAILSGAMMCLFFKFIIDSQSGMWVFRREVLRKIGPRSDSMALSEELKILAFTHPELRCLEMPIYYGERIGTSKLNIWRDGFGNLFFLVRMRLVLGRRRRAAVVTALPRPAEGAEAPIARAPAEGAS, encoded by the coding sequence ATGTATCGCGGCAATCGCATCTCGGTCGTCATCCCGTGCCACAACGAGGAGGAAGGCATCCGCGCCGTGCTGGCGCAGATGCCGGCCCTCGTCGACGAGGTCCTCGTGGTGGACAACGCCTCGACCGACCGCACGGCGGCGGTCGCGCGCGAGCTCGGGGCGCGCGTCGTCTTCGAGGGACGGAAGGGCTACGGGCGGGCCTACAAGACCGGCTTCGCGGCGGCGCGCGGCGACATCGTCGTCACCATGGACGGAGACGGCACCTACCCGCCCGACTCGATCCCGCTGCTCCTCTACGTGCTGGTCGAGGAGAAGCTCGACTTCATCACCGCCCGGCGCTGGTACTCGCGCAGCGGGCAGGCGAAGAGCCCGATCCGCCTGCTCGGCAACGCCATCCTCTCCGGGGCGATGATGTGCCTCTTCTTCAAGTTCATCATCGACTCGCAGTCGGGGATGTGGGTCTTCCGCCGCGAGGTCCTGCGCAAGATCGGGCCGCGAAGCGACAGCATGGCGCTCTCCGAGGAGCTCAAGATCCTCGCCTTCACACATCCGGAGCTGCGCTGTCTCGAGATGCCGATCTACTACGGGGAGCGGATCGGCACGAGCAAGCTGAACATCTGGCGGGACGGGTTCGGCAACCTCTTCTTCCTCGTCCGCATGCGCCTGGTCCTCGGCCGCCGCCGGCGCGCGGCCGTGGTCACGGCGCTGCCGCGGCCCGCCGAGGGCGCCGAGGCGCCCATCGCGCGCGCGCCCGCCGAAGGCGCGTCCTGA
- a CDS encoding radical SAM protein has translation MGYLDYLKHGRKMFVKRGQLPVYLVYFITDACNAKCKHCLLADGAHPGWEEPSMTYRKQELSLEEIDKVTASMGKGSLMFLLPTGGEPFLRKDIGEIVKIFHKNTGVRNVGIPTNGSTTARTISIVKDLCESCPELDLHIDVSLDGVGALHDEIRVFPGLFKRSVETYKALRDIEKHYKNFSVQVETTVSKHNEDVLLENYEWFRKNLDVDTVFTLLTRGSPKEPAAKFFNVEKYERYADHMEREYKSGSLSGYDHFPFADFINAKRIVRHQLIAKIVRTNEYQIPCYGGNLGGAMFANGDVYPCELLIDRKLGNVRDAGYDFRKIWFSREAEASRRFIRESKCFCTYECFLTINILFNPRMMPAVLKEWSSLKLRKAWRRVTGRQPRPATLAACASEKPAERPALAR, from the coding sequence ATGGGATACCTCGATTACTTGAAGCACGGCCGGAAGATGTTCGTGAAACGCGGCCAGCTTCCCGTGTACCTCGTCTACTTCATCACCGACGCGTGCAACGCCAAGTGCAAGCACTGCCTGCTCGCCGACGGCGCGCACCCCGGCTGGGAAGAGCCCTCGATGACGTACCGCAAGCAGGAGCTGTCGCTCGAGGAGATCGACAAGGTGACGGCGAGCATGGGGAAGGGGAGTCTCATGTTCCTCCTCCCCACGGGCGGGGAACCCTTCCTCCGGAAGGACATCGGGGAGATCGTCAAGATCTTCCACAAGAACACCGGGGTGCGGAACGTCGGCATCCCGACCAACGGCAGCACGACGGCGCGGACGATCTCCATCGTCAAGGATCTGTGCGAATCCTGTCCTGAGCTCGACCTCCACATCGACGTGTCGCTCGACGGCGTCGGCGCGTTGCACGACGAGATCCGGGTCTTCCCCGGCCTCTTCAAGCGGTCGGTCGAGACCTACAAGGCGCTGCGCGACATCGAGAAGCACTACAAGAACTTCAGCGTGCAGGTGGAGACGACGGTGTCCAAGCACAACGAGGACGTGCTGCTCGAGAACTACGAGTGGTTCCGGAAGAACCTCGACGTCGACACCGTCTTCACGCTGCTCACCCGCGGCAGCCCGAAGGAACCCGCGGCCAAGTTCTTCAACGTCGAGAAGTACGAGCGCTACGCCGACCACATGGAGCGCGAGTACAAGTCGGGATCGCTCTCCGGCTACGACCACTTCCCGTTCGCCGACTTCATCAACGCCAAGCGGATCGTGCGCCACCAGCTGATCGCCAAGATCGTGCGCACGAACGAGTACCAGATCCCCTGCTACGGCGGGAACCTCGGCGGCGCGATGTTCGCGAACGGCGACGTCTACCCGTGCGAGCTGTTGATCGACCGCAAGCTCGGCAACGTCCGCGACGCCGGCTACGACTTCCGGAAGATCTGGTTCAGCCGGGAAGCCGAGGCGTCACGCCGGTTCATCCGCGAGTCGAAGTGCTTCTGCACCTACGAGTGCTTCCTCACCATCAACATCCTGTTCAACCCGCGCATGATGCCCGCCGTCCTGAAGGAGTGGTCGAGCCTCAAGCTCCGCAAGGCGTGGCGCCGGGTCACCGGGCGGCAGCCCCGACCCGCCACGCTCGCGGCCTGCGCGAGCGAGAAGCCCGCGGAGCGTCCCGCGCTCGCCCGCTGA
- a CDS encoding glycosyltransferase family 2 protein, translating to MRPNGTDPRPEDSEHGWSRVTSMARWLARRRPAAHGAPAVSVVIPVYNAAATLAECLTRLFQSTFVDFEVVVVDDGSTDQSAAIAANFPVHVVPTPGRVGPAAARNVGARAACGALLFFIDSDVMVAPDTLARLAERYARGDVDGLIGVQAAVMRHRDLVSQYKNLWMRWTYARQTGDVPLFYTTAAAIRRDAFVRAGGFDEGYGNPNVEDTAFGQKLARLGIRIRVQPELEVEHVKRYSLAGLLRTDFLRAVALTRLKLRHRAELARNNTSVPASYMASVPVALAATAALGAAAALGAPALGAVGLVALAAAIVLNASFLDAIRTSDGWGRAVAVAPLLWLELVVVGIGSGVGMLTYALGRRY from the coding sequence ATGCGTCCGAACGGAACCGATCCCCGACCAGAAGACTCCGAGCACGGCTGGAGCCGCGTCACCTCGATGGCACGCTGGCTCGCGCGCCGTCGGCCCGCGGCCCATGGCGCCCCCGCGGTCTCGGTGGTGATCCCCGTCTACAACGCCGCCGCCACGCTCGCGGAGTGCCTGACCCGCCTCTTCCAGTCGACGTTCGTCGACTTCGAGGTGGTGGTCGTGGACGACGGCTCGACCGACCAGTCGGCGGCCATCGCCGCGAACTTCCCGGTCCACGTCGTGCCGACGCCGGGGCGGGTGGGTCCCGCGGCCGCGCGCAACGTGGGTGCGCGCGCCGCGTGCGGCGCGCTCCTCTTCTTCATCGACTCGGACGTCATGGTCGCACCCGACACGCTCGCCCGCCTGGCCGAGCGCTACGCCCGGGGGGACGTCGACGGGCTCATCGGCGTGCAGGCGGCCGTCATGCGGCATCGCGACCTCGTGAGCCAGTACAAGAACCTGTGGATGCGGTGGACCTACGCGCGCCAGACCGGCGACGTCCCGCTCTTCTACACCACGGCCGCGGCCATCCGTCGCGATGCCTTCGTGCGCGCCGGCGGCTTCGACGAGGGCTACGGGAACCCGAACGTCGAGGACACGGCCTTCGGCCAGAAGCTCGCCCGGCTCGGCATCCGCATCCGTGTCCAGCCCGAGCTCGAGGTGGAGCACGTCAAGCGGTACTCGCTGGCGGGGCTGCTGCGGACGGACTTCCTGCGCGCGGTTGCGCTGACGCGCTTGAAGCTCCGGCATCGCGCGGAGCTCGCGCGCAACAACACCTCGGTCCCCGCGAGCTACATGGCGAGCGTACCCGTGGCGCTCGCCGCCACGGCTGCGCTCGGCGCGGCGGCGGCGCTCGGGGCGCCGGCGCTCGGGGCGGTCGGGCTCGTCGCGCTCGCCGCGGCGATCGTTCTCAACGCAAGCTTCCTCGACGCGATCCGCACCAGCGACGGCTGGGGGAGGGCGGTGGCGGTGGCGCCGCTCCTCTGGCTGGAGCTGGTCGTGGTCGGCATCGGGAGCGGCGTCGGCATGTTGACCTACGCGCTCGGCCGGCGGTACTGA
- a CDS encoding sulfatase, with the protein MRGVLGAAGRGLASGAAVGAIWWAVEAVLNWTTGGLVAGAVSLRIAALDVAIAGLAGMGLGAAIGDGAPLALALTAVYGLLRVYQPPGFGAEALFVVLAAPAAALGVRLSGTAGQQERPSLVLVHLALVATAAVALGELGLDVRHGALLGERSLPVLLAVLPLLGVAADRALGLLVARRGVRLGLEVAGGALAAALLGHPLASAPLEDPITTALPPPAGAPDVILVSLDTTRADHLSTYGYGRETSPHLTAFAADALLFTQAHSPAAWTLPAHASLFTGMYPSRHGAHLAGGFLPGRSIDGHRRVAFPLPEERVTLAEALRDRGYRTAAFAANFSYLYRSFGVAQGFGHYDDAPGLLFHVRPHVVHFAQQFAPGFCLKSFRSAHEINAAALSWLDRAPAGRPVFLFLNYMEPHEPWLAPAPYDRWSRGLAGAARLAHTNLYTHAVRDFTDAERAFIAANYDGQLLQMDAALGELLAALRARGRYETALVVVTADHGECLGEHGQVGHIGRMLYEPLLHVPLVVKFPGAGRPRGRTDRPVQLIDVLPTALAAAGAQVPAGVQGEPLLDVTHASVAEEDINPWLVAQYGGAYDRAMRVLYEGSYKLITTSRGERLLFDLARDPDETEDLAARDPARTEALARRLDSAMSGMLLAAAGKN; encoded by the coding sequence ATGCGCGGCGTGCTCGGAGCCGCCGGCCGCGGCCTCGCCTCGGGCGCCGCCGTCGGCGCGATCTGGTGGGCGGTCGAGGCGGTGCTCAACTGGACGACCGGCGGCCTCGTGGCGGGAGCGGTGAGCCTGCGGATCGCGGCGCTGGACGTCGCGATCGCCGGGCTCGCCGGGATGGGGCTCGGCGCGGCGATCGGCGACGGCGCGCCGCTCGCGCTCGCCCTCACGGCGGTCTACGGCCTCCTCCGCGTCTATCAGCCGCCGGGCTTCGGGGCCGAGGCCCTCTTCGTCGTCCTCGCGGCTCCCGCGGCGGCCCTGGGCGTGCGGCTGTCCGGCACCGCCGGGCAGCAGGAGCGCCCGAGCCTCGTCCTCGTCCACCTGGCGCTGGTGGCGACGGCGGCCGTCGCCCTCGGCGAGCTCGGGCTCGACGTGCGGCACGGCGCGCTCCTCGGCGAGCGGAGCCTGCCGGTCCTGCTGGCCGTCCTGCCGCTGCTCGGCGTCGCCGCCGACCGGGCCCTCGGCCTCCTGGTCGCGCGTCGCGGCGTGCGGCTGGGGCTCGAAGTCGCGGGCGGCGCGCTCGCGGCGGCGCTCCTCGGCCACCCGCTCGCCAGCGCACCGCTCGAAGATCCGATCACGACCGCGCTCCCGCCGCCGGCCGGGGCGCCCGACGTGATCCTCGTGTCCCTCGACACCACGCGGGCCGATCACCTCTCGACCTACGGCTACGGGCGCGAGACGTCGCCCCACCTGACGGCCTTCGCCGCCGACGCGCTCCTGTTCACGCAGGCGCACTCGCCGGCCGCCTGGACCTTGCCGGCCCACGCGTCGCTGTTCACCGGCATGTACCCGAGCCGCCACGGCGCCCATCTCGCCGGCGGCTTCCTGCCCGGCCGGTCGATCGACGGCCATCGGCGGGTCGCCTTTCCGCTTCCCGAGGAGCGGGTGACGCTGGCCGAGGCGCTGCGCGACCGCGGCTACCGCACCGCCGCCTTCGCCGCCAACTTCTCCTACCTCTACCGCAGCTTCGGCGTGGCGCAGGGCTTCGGGCACTACGACGACGCCCCGGGCCTCCTCTTCCACGTCCGCCCGCACGTGGTCCACTTCGCGCAGCAGTTCGCCCCGGGCTTCTGCCTCAAGTCCTTCCGCAGCGCGCACGAGATCAACGCCGCGGCGCTCTCGTGGCTCGACCGCGCGCCCGCCGGCCGCCCGGTCTTCCTCTTCCTCAACTACATGGAGCCGCACGAGCCATGGCTCGCGCCGGCGCCGTACGACCGCTGGAGCCGCGGGCTCGCGGGCGCGGCCCGGCTCGCCCACACCAACCTCTACACGCATGCCGTCCGCGACTTCACCGACGCCGAGCGCGCCTTCATCGCGGCCAACTACGACGGGCAGCTGCTCCAGATGGACGCGGCGCTCGGCGAGCTCCTCGCGGCGCTGCGCGCCCGCGGCCGCTACGAGACGGCGCTCGTCGTCGTCACCGCCGACCACGGCGAGTGCCTCGGCGAGCACGGGCAGGTGGGCCACATCGGCCGCATGCTCTACGAGCCGCTCCTCCACGTGCCGCTCGTCGTCAAGTTCCCGGGCGCCGGCCGGCCGCGCGGCCGCACCGACCGCCCGGTGCAGCTGATCGACGTGCTGCCGACGGCGCTCGCCGCCGCCGGCGCCCAGGTGCCGGCTGGCGTGCAGGGCGAGCCGCTGCTCGACGTGACGCACGCGAGCGTCGCCGAGGAGGACATCAACCCGTGGCTCGTCGCGCAGTACGGCGGGGCGTACGACCGCGCCATGCGCGTCCTCTACGAGGGGAGCTACAAGCTGATCACCACGTCGCGCGGCGAACGGCTGCTCTTCGACCTGGCGCGCGACCCCGATGAGACCGAGGATCTCGCCGCCCGGGACCCCGCGCGCACGGAGGCGCTGGCCCGAAGGCTCGACAGCGCGATGAGCGGGATGCTCCTCGCCGCGGCCGGGAAGAACTGA